A DNA window from Melanotaenia boesemani isolate fMelBoe1 chromosome 6, fMelBoe1.pri, whole genome shotgun sequence contains the following coding sequences:
- the nt5c3a gene encoding cytosolic 5'-nucleotidase 3 isoform X2 has protein sequence MPQFEKATVHMRDPERVEQIICGLIKGGATKLQIITDFDMTLSKFAVNGKRCPTCHNIIDNCKLVTDECRQKLFQLKNKYYPIEIDPYLTMEEKYPFMVEWYFKSHSLLVEQRLEKDKLPEVVRESDVALREGFEQFFDRLHQHNVPVFIFSAGLGDVLEEIMRQSGVYHPNVKVVSNFMDFDENGVLKGFKGELIHVYNKHDGALRNTDYFKQLKEYCNIILLGDSMGDLSMADGVPNVDNILKIGFLNDKVEERLDKYLDSYDIVLVKDETLEVPNAILQKVL, from the exons ATGCCTCAGTTTGAGAAAGCGACAGTCCACATGAGGGACCCAGAGAGGGTGGAACAGATAATCTGTGGGCTCATCAAAGGAGGAGCAACCAAACTGCAG ATCATCACAGACTTTGACATGACGTTAAGCAAATTTGCTGTGAATGGCAAACGTTGCCCGACGTGTCACA ATATCATCGATAACTGCAAGCTGGTAACAGATGAGTGTAGGCAGAAGCTGTTtcagctaaaaaataaatattatccCATTGAGATTGACCCTTACCTCACAATGGAAGAGAAATATCCCTTTATGGTAGAGTG gtatTTCAAGTCCCACTCGCTACTCGTGGAGCAGCGGTTAGAGAAAGATAAACTGCCTGAGGTGGTGAGAGAGTCTGATGTTGCACTCAG AGAGGGCTTTGAGCAGTTCTTTGACCGCCTGCATCAGCACAATGTGCCTGTCTTCATTTTCTCCGCTGGCCTGGGAGATGTCCTAGAGGAAATCATGCGTCAGTCCGGAGTCTACCACCCTAACGTCAAAGTCGTCTCTAACTTCATGGACTTTGATGAAAAT GGCGTCCTGAAGGGTTTCAAAGGCGAGCTGATCCATGTGTACAACAAACATGATGGCGCCCTGCGGAACACAGATTACTTCAAGCAGCTGAAAGAGTACTGCAACATCATCCTGCTGGGTGACTCAATGGGAGACCTGAGCATGGCCGACGGTGTCCCCAATGTAGACAACATCCTCAAGATCGGATTCCTCAATGATAAG GTGGAAGAAAGACTGGACAAATATCTGGACTCTTATGACATCGTCCTTGTGAAGGATGAGACTCTGGAAGTGCCCAATGCCATTCTCCAGAAGGTTCTATAA